AGTTGGACTCGGATCTGTTAGGAGCAAAACAtcacagaaagtgaaacaaacatTTTTCCCTACACTGCTCTATCCTGTGGAATGATTAGTCATTACAATCAACAGAGAACATAATGGTTTGAGGAAAGATTGGATTATCTATAAACAAGTACTGTATTCAAAACTAATCCTTGATTATAACTTCAACAAAACACAAACTATTTTTGTGATATGGTCAAACAGAGCATGCTGAATGGACTTACAGGTCTTGCTGCTTGTGGATCATGTGGTTGTTGTACTCCAGAATGGGAGGGATGCTCTCCTGatgctcctcctcttcatcagggAGCTGTGAAGAAATCATAGATGATTTAGGTTTTATTGTCCTACTTGTGTGAAATGTCTTCAGTGTGGTCAGTGTAATGCAATAGTTTTATTGACTACTatagttgattttttttttttctccatttagtCATAAAAATTCAGATGTAGCGCTCAAAGGTGCTCTGTAGTTCGTCACGTGAGACTAAATCAAAGACAATGGCACCACCCAGTGGTTGTATTGTGAACAGCAGGTGATGAGTGGCTGGTTCCCTTACCTCCCAGTACACCTCATCATCGAAACAGTTCTCATCAGCAGGATCACCCCAGATGGGTAACTTCAGGATGGAACCTGTGAACAGAGGAGATAGTGTCAACTTCAGTCCCTCTCCTTCAGGTACGTCACCCCCTATACGACCCATGTCACATCTAGGTCACCCTTTATATGCCCATGGCCGGCCAAACTCACCAACTATAGCTCCTCCTACAACCCCAAAGACGATGGACACACACATGCCAGCGGCCTGGTATCCACCCTGAGTTAACACGCTTCTGTCCTTAAAGTCTCCAGTGAAGTCAAACGTGTTGATCAACCTGGACGGAAAACAACAGTGTACAGAATCAGATTGTGTCCCATATTTAGGCTTTATGTTGAGTCTTCTAATGACTCTGTATATTTCCAACTAACTGTCAGATTACAGCCTAAACTGTGACTGTGACATAAATTGTTTGGTGTAAAATGACATTAATCGTCCTGTGACATACAGTAACTGTGTGATATGATTGGTTGATGAGAGGTTGTGGGGGAAAATGTGTTCTGATTGTCTGGTAACAAGGATACATGTTCAGGTTCATGTGGTTTGGCTGTGTAGCCTTAGGCCCTCGGGTCTCCTGACTCACCCCTGCTTTCCGTAGACTGACTCACTGGCAGCTGCAGCAGTGATGGCTCCAACTATCCCACCAATCACCCCAGGCATGGCGTGCAGGTTGTGTATTCCACACGTGTCCTGAATCTTCAGTGTCTTCTCCAAGAAGGGCTGGGAGGAGACAGGGAAAGGTTTAACAACACACCCAAATAGTGTATTACCGTTTATGGCAAAGGAATCTGCCCAATACAGATTAGGCAGCCATTTAGAGTGCTATACCTTTTTTTGTGTGGCTCAACATCATTCATAAGAAGAAAATAAGAGTTGTAAGAGTTGTCATGATTTTCTTTGGACAGAACCTACAAAACAAGCTGTGAGTGGCCAGGGGTGAGACTCACAGAAATGAAGATGTAGCCCATGGTAGAGATGATGCCGCAGAAGAAGCCCACGATCAGAGCGCCGTAGGGAGAGATCATAAACTCAGCCGCTGTCCCCAAGGCAACACCCCCAGCCAGGGTGGAATTCTGGATATGCACCTGTTAAGCAAGAGAGAGCACCAGACATGACACTCGAAAACTTGTCAGTCAACAAGATGAGCGCAGAGGAAGATTATGCAGACTGAGAGGTTGTCAGTTAGTGTCACAAATACACAGTTACAGAGAATGTCACACATGTGTacgtccaaacacacacacacacacacacacacacacacacacacacacacacacaatgatggtTCCTTACCATGTCGAGCTTGCCAGTCTTCTGGGAGAGGCTGGAGATGGCCACTGTGGTGAGGACAGTGGAGGCCAGGCACAGGTAGGTGTTGATGGCTGCCCTGTGCTGACCGTCTCCATGGTCAGTAATGGCCGAGTTGAAACTGGGCCAGAACATCCACAGGAACAGTGTgcctgaggagagagaagggacaaCACAGTTAAAACACACcgatcatcacacacacacttcagaacAGGAACAGTTCCATGACAGAAAACTTCTACAAACTAAAGATAGGTCACCATCACCAGAGGGTTTGAAACCCACACAGAGCAAATCAGAACCATTCATATGTTTATGCAATGGACAACTAACTCACCGATCATGGCGAAGGCATCGGAGTGGTACACAGAGCCCTGCATACGCTTGCTCTGGTGTAAATTAGGTCGGTAAAGGACCCAGGTGATGGCCAGACCATAATAACCTCCAAAGGTGTGAATAACCATGGAGCCACCGGCATCCCTAGCCTGTGGAGACAGAAACAGTCATTTGTTACCAGGTGTACCAAACCATGTGATTACGTGGCTGCAGGCCATTGAGGTTAGATACATAAGTTACTATATCAGGGTTATAGGGTGAATTAAATGAATCCAGCCATGGCTAATGCAGTGTGTTTAATTGAATAGTTGTACGCCCAGAGAGTGCATGATGGGACTCACATGAAGTAAGTTCAGAATGATGTACTCTTCCACAGCGAACAGAGTGATACCAAACAGGGTCATAACCAACAGCTGGACCGGGCTGACTTTGCCCAGCAC
This region of Salmo trutta chromosome 29, fSalTru1.1, whole genome shotgun sequence genomic DNA includes:
- the LOC115167185 gene encoding ammonium transporter Rh type C, whose product is MGNCIQGCKDYFSRQKNTNIRLTLPVVCFVWQIAMIILFGVFIRYDEESDTHWVETKAHENITSDIENDFYFRYPSFQDVHVMIFVGFGFLMTFLKRYSFGAVGFNFLIASFGLQWALLMQGWFHSLDPHTGKIYIGVESLINADFCVAGCLIAYGAVLGKVSPVQLLVMTLFGITLFAVEEYIILNLLHARDAGGSMVIHTFGGYYGLAITWVLYRPNLHQSKRMQGSVYHSDAFAMIGTLFLWMFWPSFNSAITDHGDGQHRAAINTYLCLASTVLTTVAISSLSQKTGKLDMVHIQNSTLAGGVALGTAAEFMISPYGALIVGFFCGIISTMGYIFISPFLEKTLKIQDTCGIHNLHAMPGVIGGIVGAITAAAASESVYGKQGLINTFDFTGDFKDRSVLTQGGYQAAGMCVSIVFGVVGGAIVGSILKLPIWGDPADENCFDDEVYWELPDEEEEHQESIPPILEYNNHMIHKQQDLSESNFSVEHCES